A DNA window from Choristoneura fumiferana chromosome 24, NRCan_CFum_1, whole genome shotgun sequence contains the following coding sequences:
- the LOC141441926 gene encoding uncharacterized protein, with protein MLSPEQFTQFLDRFPATQPAKKSFIDCNYNYNGVKDAEVVEAFLSAVNIFKRTADIGDMTALSELPILLKGEAGVWWLGVRNDVTSWSDFEIRLRENFAPVREAYLIYIDITQEKQLPGTSTEEFIRRKRLLFSQLPNSQSETNQLDMVFGLLRLEIREKVTRAEVKSFKDLLKAAQAAEHVLKEKDRVVSTETNEYKPLPGSRPAPTRKTRCRYCKNYGHTVETCKKLSSRMDNPQKGVKPNGVEEITQFPSPSAPKFRCYGCGTPGVVRSNCSTCNANKAQRPAVDVGCCSIAVSTDSRDRPVVYIDIGGVATSAYLDSCAKSSIASYSLYCELRKKGFTFRELGVSITMADGIQRPQTVLVTQAPVKINDHTVHTTFLVLPESRHNRTLLGVGFLQDAHIVLNLPQYTWFFIDDPFNEFELYKESFAKFGEGVAFMATESAYSLSPSLPEESNTAASFERPYGPLKRIDMSSPPPCKRPHSEFPSNYSPILDALYEDARISLQNYDEESNGCDDDLFPSTSVFTIEVRELEQFLEENQNVFTPNGNPVKDFEHSIDTGDHTPISVPPYRLSPIKAEILKKEIEKMIAEKVIEPCSSPWAAPVVMVPKRDGSTRVCVDYRQLNAITTPDAYPLPRIDDLLHSAKSTPYMSTIDLRAGYWQIPVKAEHQDKTAFVTPFGMYRFLRMPFGLRNAPATFQRMMDRFRISLSHIKLLVYLDDLIVMSSTFNDHLKDLQDVFNKLNGFNLTANRDKCNFCCQKVKYLGHFITPEGLQPDPEKVSAILDTPRPRNLKHLLSFIQMCSWYRRFIPNFAKVAEPLTRLTKKNANWEWEEDQISAFAKLRELLVSSPVLAQADHTKPYTIKSDASSYALGAVLVQGEGESEHPIEYASRLLTKPERNYSTTEREALAVVWAVNKFRGYIEGGKITVMTDHQALRWLMSLKSPTGRLARWALLLQPYDINIKYIAGRVNVVADSLSRPSCEPALEEDCGLCTVMVDMPAKSKEMIKQEQQKDEAIVKIVQTLESPDEENGRYWSKKGYHMNNGILYRYYPHSEAESSQLVIPKQEQSSIIHAYHNEATAGHYGTDKTFERIAKRYFWKGMRKDIEAYVRNCIYCQRYKPSNQKPAGPSSWTDQVQRGANDGETMARSNALGRQVIELTVVGVPSFKSTRKLSSTTSNTVRPRDEVEQQPQDV; from the coding sequence ATGCTGTCGCCAGAGCAGTTTACACAGTTCTTGGACAGATTTCCCGCTACACAACCTGCGAAGAAGTCTTTCATAGACtgcaattataattataatggcgTGAAGGACGCCGAAGTCGTCGAAGCGTTCCTGTCAGCTGTGAATATATTTAAACGTACAGCTGACATCGGCGACATGACTGCCCTTAGCGAACTACCCATACTATTAAAGGGAGAAGCCGGAGTTTGGTGGTTGGGAGTCAGGAACGATGTGACTTCATGGTCTGACTTTGAAATACGACTGCGAGAAAATTTTGCGCCTGTTCGCGAAGCATATTTGATATATATCGATATCACGCAGGAGAAGCAACTTCCTGGCACTTCCACTGAAGAATTTATACGACGAAAGCGGCTGCTGTTTTCACAGCTACCTAACTCGCAGTCGGAGACTAACCAGCTAGACATGGTCTTTGGACTGCTTCGTCTAGAAATAAGGGAAAAGGTTACTCGTGCGGAAGTGAAAAGCTTTAAGGATCTTCTGAAAGCGGCTCAAGCAGCGGAGCATGTACTAAAAGAAAAAGATCGTGTTGTGTCAACCGAAACGAACGAGTATAAACCGCTCCCAGGTTCAAGGCCAGCGCCAACGAGGAAAACCCGCTGTAGGTACTGTAAAAACTACGGCCACACCGTTGAGACTTGCAAGAAGCTGTCCTCGCGCATGGATAATCCTCAAAAAGGCGTCAAACCTAATGGAGTTGAAGAAATAACTCAGTTCCCGTCCCCGTCTGCTCCAAAATTTAGATGCTATGGCTGCGGCACACCAGGGGTAGTAAGAAGCAACTGCTCAACGTGCAACGCAAATAAGGCTCAGCGGCCCGCGGTGGACGTCGGATGTTGTTCGATTGCGGTCTCCACCGATTCTAGAGACAGGCCCGTCGTCTATATTGATATTGGAGGAGTAGCCACTTCTGCTTATTTGGATAGTTGCGCCAAATCAAGTATCGCCTCATACTCACTATATTGTGAGTTACGGAAGAAAGGTTTCACATTTAGGGAATTAGGAGTGAGCATTACCATGGCTGACGGCATTCAGAGGCCACAAACCGTACTGGTAACCCAGGCTCCAGTAAAGATCAATGACCATACGGTTCATACCACGTTCTTGGTTCTGCCAGAGTCGCGCCACAACCGAACCCTACTCGGGGTCGGCTTCCTTCAAGATGCTCACATTGTCCTTAATTTGCCGCAATATACCTGGTTTTTCATTGACGATCCATTTAATGAGTTTGAACTCTATAAGGAGAGCTTCGCCAAGTTTGGAGAAGGAGTAGCCTTCATGGCAACAGAAAGTGCGTACTCCTTATCACCTTCGCTGCCTGAAGAAAGTAACACTGCAGCCAGCTTTGAGCGTCCCTATGGACCGTTGAAGAGGATCGATATGTCATCGCCTCCTCCTTGTAAAAGGCCCCATTCCGAGTTCCCTTCTAACTACTCGCCCATACTAGACGCATTGTATGAAGATGCTAGAATCAGCCTGCAAAATTATGATGAGGAGTCGAATGGATGTGATGACGATCTCTTTCCATCCACATCCGTATTTACCATTGAGGTTAGAGAATTAGAACAGTTCTTAGAGGAGAACCAGAATGTGTTCACGCCCAATGGAAACCCAGTGAAGGACTTCGAGCACTCCATTGACACCGGTGATCACACACCGATTTCGGTACCACCATACCGCTTGTCACCTATAAAGGCTGAGATACTAAAAAAAGAGATTGAGAAGATGATAGCTGAGAAAGTCATCGAGCCCTGCTCATCACCATGGGCTGCGCCAGTGGTAATGGTTCCAAAGAGAGATGGTAGCACGAGAGTCTGCGTTGACTATAGGCAGCTTAATGCTATAACAACTCCTGATGCATATCCTTTACCCAGGATTGATGATCTGCTTCACAGTGCTAAGTCCACACCATATATGAGTACGATTGACCTCCGTGCTGGCTACTGGCAGATACCTGTAAAGGCAGAGCACCAGGATAAGACGGCCTTTGTCACCCCCTTTGGAATGTATCGATTCTTGAGAATGCCATTTGGATTGCGCAACGCTCCGGCCACATTCCAGAGAATGATGGATAGATTCCGCATCTCACTCAGCCATATCAAGTTATTGGTATACTTGGATGACCTAATCGTCATGTCGTCCACATTTAACGATCACCTGAAAGACCTGCAAGATGTGTTCAACAAGCTCAACGGATTTAACTTGACCGCGAATCGCGACAAGTGTAACTTCTGCTGTCAGAAGGTGAAATATCTGGGACACTTTATAACTCCTGAAGGTTTACAGCCTGACCCCGAAAAAGTCAGCGCTATATTGGACACGCCACGCCCGCGGAACCTAAAACATTTGTTGTCATTCATCCAAATGTGTTCATGGTATAGAAGGTTCATTCCTAATTTCGCCAAGGTAGCAGAGCCCCTGACACGTCTAACTAAGAAGAATGCCAACTGGGAATGGGAAGAAGACCAGATAAGTGCTTTTGCAAAACTACGTGAACTTCTTGTATCATCACCAGTGCTTGCCCAGGCTGATCACACCAAGCCGTACACCATAAAGAGTGATGCAAGTAGTTATGCACTCGGAGCAGTTCTCGTGCAGGGGGAGGGAGAAAGTGAACACCCCATAGAGTATGCGAGTCGCCTTTTAACCAAACCTGAGCGCAACTATTCAACCACAGAACGTGAAGCCTTGGCAGTGGTATGGGCTGTCAATAAGTTCCGAGGTTACATCGAAGGAGGAAAGATTACTGTCATGACCGATCATCAAGCCCTTAGATGGCTCATGTCCTTGAAGTCACCAACTGGGAGATTAGCACGATGGGCTCTACTACTGCAGCCATACGATATTAACATCAAGTATATTGCTGGCAGAGTTAACGTCGTTGCTGACTCTTTGTCCCGTCCCAGTTGTGAACCAGCATTGGAGGAGGACTGTGGACTTTGTACGGTGATGGTAGATATGCCTGCAAAGAGTAAAGAAATGATAAAACAAGAGCAGCAGAAAGATGAAGCCATTGTTAAAATAGTGCAAACTTTAGAAAGCCCTGATGAAGAAAATGGTCGATACTGGAGTAAAAAGGGCTATCATATGAATAACGGTATATTGTACCGCTATTATCCGCACTCGGAAGCAGAATCCAGTCAATTGGTCATCCCTAAACAGGAGCAATCAAGCATCATTCATGCTTACCATAATGAAgccactgctggacattatGGAACGGACAAAACTTTTGAACGCATAGCAAAACGTTATTTCTGGAAGGGGATGAGAAAAGACATAGAAGCCTACGTCCGAAATTGTATTTACTGCCAACGCTACAAACCTTCAAATCAGAAGCCTGCTG
- the LOC141441927 gene encoding uncharacterized protein codes for MGLVKFCKEVRCNYSQETQNILSKYNSVFEGRGSFSGEIDLEIDKSVPPVVQKARRIPVALWPVLKEELKKLEAEGIITKEDNHTDWRRSFGSGSIPAEPTSCLCLTVPYSN; via the exons ATGGGCCTTGTTAAGTTCTGCAAAGAGGTACGATGTAATTATTCACAGGAAACACAGAACATACTAAGCAAGTACAATTCGGTGTTCGAAGGCCGAGGCAGTTTCTCAGGTGAGATTGATCTCGAAATTGATAAAAGCGTTCCACCAGTTGTCCAGAAGGCTCGTCGGATTCCAGTAGCTCTGTGGCCAGTCCTGAAAGAAGAATTAAAGAAGTTAGAAGCAGAGGGCATCATTACAAAAGAAGACAATCACACTGATTGG CGAAGGAGCTTTGGGAGTGGCTCTATTCCAGCAGAACCAACCAGTTGCTTATGCCTCACGGTGCCTTACTCCAACTGA